A single region of the Silene latifolia isolate original U9 population chromosome 8, ASM4854445v1, whole genome shotgun sequence genome encodes:
- the LOC141595055 gene encoding uncharacterized protein LOC141595055, protein MDTSWITLPNDHSNYIDGCLKFIAIAKESLVEEKTKCPCKNCKLRYWLPLSEVEGHILFKGFYQKYTHWIGHGKGDVLDHITSVDVGSTSKGSFVGRDNMSGLFDAANLVNVSHFSKGVNDELPHSHMKNSYIDDLSMGCSYNDDSDHEYGSDKLYADESHNEYNKPSKGNNIEEEAKYKRLFEAANKELYEGCQTFSKLSFILHLFHIKCMFHWPNNSFNKLIEPLLEAFPQIREFLSSYYEGKKLINNFGLGYEKNHACLSNCMLYWREFSEKEECHVCHTSRWKTSIGEGKAKKGEGAKVMRYFPLIPKLQRIYNSPKTAENMRWHHKDRVKDGKLRHPVDALAWEQFDSRYPEFASDPRSVRLALANDGFNPYRLMNTTYSTWPPLVYELELLWNGVDAFDAYEGKKFKLRASLYSTINDFPAYSMLSGWSTIGYDACPCCTHSTNSGRFGGKICYVGHRQWLDEEHTYRSQGCLFDGTTEYGSAPICATGSDVLRQQEGIDYIYGKSKKRRKRKNRARKVGESTNVLINSDDDNNDNLWYKKSVFFKLPYWEHNPLRHNLDVMHIEKNVCDNILVTLLDMDKSRDDENARKDLEKLGVKRHLWLKDLPNGGKYMPPASYSMSSEEKDRFLKVLQKNELNALQSKIILVLCQMEIEFLPTFFIIMVHLLIHLVEEVKLGGHVQYRWMYPIERYLAHLKSYVRNKSQPEGSIAEGYILEETIMFCSRYLEGVETIYNRSKRNDDVIQDMDCYLYQSGGRVIRVIDKVRLDEKSLKQAHRYVLLHSDEIKVVLE, encoded by the exons ATGGATACAAGTTGGATTACATTGCCAAATGACCATTCGAACTACATAGATGGTTGTTTGAAATTTATTGCGATAGCTAAAGAAAGTCTTGTAGAAGAAAAAACAAAGTGTCCTTGTAAAAATTGCAAATTACGTTATTGGTTGCCGCTTAGTGAAGTAGAGGGGCATATTTTGTTCAAAGGCTTTTATCAAAAGTATACACATTGGATTGGGCATGGTAAAGGGGATGTTCTTGATCATATAACTAGTGTTGATGTTGGTAGCACTAGTAAAGGATCATTTGTAGGTCGTGATAATATGAGTGGTCTATTCGATGCAGCTAATTTGGTTAACGTTTCACACTTTTCTAAAGGGGTTAATGATGAACTTCCTCACTCACACATGAAAAATAGCTATATTGATGATCTATCTATGGGATGTAGTTATAATGATGATTCAGATCATGAGTATGGCTCTGATAAGTTATATGCTGATGAATCTCATAATGAATATAATAAACCATCAAAAGGAAACAACATTGAGGAAGAGGCAAAGTATAAAAGATTGTTTGAGGCCGCAAATAAAGAACTTTATGAAGGATGTCAAACTTTCTCAAAATTGTCCTTTATTTTACACTTGTTTCATATTAAGTGTATGTTTCATTGGCCCAATAATTCATTCAATAAATTAATTGAACCTCTACTCGAAGCATTTCCCCAAATCAGAGAATTCCTGTCATCTTATTACGAGGGGAAAAAGTTAATTAATAACTTTGGCCTTGGATATGAAAAAAATCATGCATGTCTAAGTAACTGCATGCTGTATTGGAGGGAATTTTCCGAAAAGGAGGAGTGTCATGTTTGCCACACATCAAGATGGAAAACAAGTATTGGTGAAGGTAAAGCAAAGAAAGGTGAAGGAGCTAAGGTGATGAGATATTTTCCCCTCATTCCTAAGCTTCAAAGAATATACAACTCACCAAAAACAGCAGAAAACATGAGATGGCATCATAAAGATCGTGTAAAAGATGGAAAACTAAGACACCCGGTAGATGCTTTAGCTTGGGAACAATTTGATTCTCGTTATCCTGAATTTGCATCTGATCCTCGCAGTGTTAGGTTAGCACTAGCTAATGATGGGTTTAATCCATATCGTTTGATGAATACTACGTACAGCACATGGCCT CCCCTAGTTTATGAATTAGAATTGCTATGGAATGGTGTTGATGCTTTTGATGCTTATGAGGGGAAAAAATTTAAATTACGAGCATCTTTATATAGCACTATTAATGATTTTCCTGCTTATTCCATGTTATCGGGATGGAGTACAATAGGCTATGATGCTTGTCCTTGTTGCACTCATTCAACAAACTCTGGTAGGTTTGGGGGTAAGATTTGTTATGTTGGACATAGGCAATGGTTAGATGAGGAACATACTTATCGTTCTCAAGGATGTTTATTTGATGGGACTACAGAGTATGGTAGTGCTCCAATTTGTGCTACTGGGTCTGATGTTTTGAGACAACAAGAAGGGATTGATTATATTTATGGCAAGTCTAAAAAACGTCGAAAGAGGAAAAATAGAGCTAGAAAAGTAGGCGAGTCAACTAATGTCCTCATTAACAGTGACGATGACAATAATGATAATTTATGGTACAAAAAGAGTGTGTTTTTCAAGTTGCCTTACTGGGAGCACAATCCTCTAAGACATAATTtagatgttatgcacattgagaagaaTGTGTGTGACAATATATTAGTTACACTATTGGATATGGATAAGAGTAGAGATGATGAGAATGCTCGAAAGGATCTTGAGAAGTTGGGTGTAAAGAGGCATCTTTGGCTTAAAGATTTGCCTAATGGGGGAAAATACATGCCTCCAGCTTCCTACTCCATGTCCAGCGAGGAAAAAGACAGATTTTTAAAAGTCTTGCAAAAA AACGAGTTAAATGCTCTTCAATCAAAAATTATCCTTGTACTCTGTCAAATGGAAATCGAGTTTTTGCCAACCTTTTTCATTATCATGGTTCATTTGTTAATACACTTAGTAGAGGAGGTGAAGCTTGGTGGACATGTCCAGTATAGATGGATGTATCCGATAGAAAG GTATTTAGCTCATTTGAAATCATATGTGAGAAACAAATCCCAACCAGAGGGATCGATTGCTGAGGGGTACATATTGGAGGAGACTATTATGTTTTGTTCAAGATATCTTGAAGGTGTTGAGACCATCTATAACAGATCTAAGAGAAATGACGATGTTATTCAAGACATGGATTGCTACCTGTACCAATCTGGTGGTAGAGTGATTAGAGTGATAGACAAAGTACGCTTAGATGAGAAAAGCTTAAAACAAGCACACCGCTATGTTTTGCTTCATTCGGATGAGATTAAAGTGGTCCTTGAGTAA